The following are from one region of the Parvularculales bacterium genome:
- a CDS encoding nitronate monooxygenase family protein, with translation MTLPTNLADHLALPAVGAPLFIISGPDLVIAQSKVGIVGSFPALNARPQSLLEDWILRIKDELSEHQESNPDARVAPFAVNQICHSSNDRLSGDIEICTKHEVPIIITSLRPPTEVVDAAHSYGGLVFHDVINMRHARKAAEQGVDGLILVCAGAGGHAGTLSPFALVREVREWFDGVVLLSGAIADGYGIAAAQAMGADLAYIGSRFIATEEANADPRYKQMLMDTTAHDIVYSSLFTGVHGNYLKPSIAAAGLDPDDLPEGSKTNMDFGSGGASKAKAWRDIWGAGQGVGSITDSPPVGELIKRLSHQYQEACNVMQSRNRFGIL, from the coding sequence CCTTTGTTTATTATTTCCGGTCCGGATTTGGTGATAGCCCAGTCTAAGGTGGGAATTGTGGGTTCTTTTCCGGCTCTTAATGCACGGCCTCAATCTTTGTTGGAGGATTGGATTTTGCGTATTAAGGATGAGTTGTCGGAGCATCAAGAGTCTAATCCCGATGCCAGAGTAGCACCCTTTGCAGTTAACCAGATTTGCCATAGTTCCAACGATCGCTTATCAGGAGATATTGAAATCTGCACCAAGCATGAAGTTCCCATAATCATTACCAGTCTGCGTCCACCGACAGAGGTGGTAGATGCGGCGCATAGTTATGGAGGTCTTGTATTTCATGATGTTATCAACATGCGTCATGCCCGCAAGGCCGCCGAGCAAGGTGTGGATGGGCTTATTTTGGTTTGCGCAGGCGCGGGGGGTCATGCGGGAACCTTGAGTCCTTTTGCTCTGGTAAGAGAAGTGCGGGAGTGGTTTGATGGCGTTGTTTTGCTATCGGGTGCTATTGCTGATGGCTATGGCATTGCGGCGGCACAGGCCATGGGGGCTGATCTTGCTTATATCGGTAGCCGCTTTATTGCCACTGAAGAGGCCAACGCCGACCCTCGCTACAAACAAATGCTTATGGACACAACCGCTCATGACATTGTGTATTCATCACTGTTTACCGGTGTTCATGGCAATTACCTGAAGCCTTCCATTGCGGCGGCGGGTCTTGACCCGGATGATCTGCCGGAGGGCAGTAAAACAAATATGGATTTTGGCTCCGGTGGAGCCTCCAAGGCGAAGGCCTGGCGGGATATATGGGGAGCCGGTCAGGGTGTGGGTAGCATTACCGATAGTCCTCCGGTAGGAGAGTTAATTAAGCGCCTGTCACATCAATATCAAGAGGCGTGTAACGTAATGCAATCGCGCAACCGCTTTGGGATATTATAA